From the Deltaproteobacteria bacterium genome, one window contains:
- a CDS encoding AbrB/MazE/SpoVT family DNA-binding domain-containing protein has product MELAKITMRGQITIPVEIRKKLGVKDGDKVVFLEENGRIIMGNAAMVALREAQAAFVGEAERMGLKTEQDVVDMVKEVRREVWDERHARND; this is encoded by the coding sequence ATGGAACTTGCAAAAATCACGATGCGGGGACAAATCACCATCCCCGTGGAAATACGGAAAAAATTGGGTGTAAAAGACGGTGACAAGGTTGTTTTTTTGGAGGAAAACGGCCGCATCATCATGGGAAATGCGGCCATGGTCGCGCTGAGGGAAGCACAGGCCGCTTTTGTCGGGGAAGCGGAGCGAATGGGACTGAAAACGGAACAGGACGTTGTGGATATGGTAAAAGAGGTGCGCCGCGAGGTTTGGGACGAACGCCATGCGCGTAATGATTGA
- a CDS encoding putative toxin-antitoxin system toxin component, PIN family, whose protein sequence is MRVMIDTNILISALLFPNSQMDALIVRVTTEHQLVLSSYAVDELLNVVRRKFRNKFEAMDLLLSRLPYELVYTPEHPEPGLFDIRDEKDYPVLYSAVTEDVDVFITGDKDFSGLNLEKPEILGPAGFLEKY, encoded by the coding sequence ATGCGCGTAATGATTGACACCAACATCCTCATTTCTGCGCTTCTTTTCCCAAACTCGCAAATGGATGCGTTGATTGTCAGGGTCACGACGGAGCATCAGCTCGTTCTTTCATCCTATGCCGTAGATGAGTTGCTGAATGTGGTTCGGCGCAAATTCCGGAATAAGTTTGAAGCCATGGATTTACTCCTGAGCCGGCTTCCCTACGAGCTTGTTTATACACCGGAACATCCGGAGCCGGGGCTTTTCGATATCCGGGACGAAAAGGACTACCCTGTTTTGTATTCTGCCGTCACGGAGGACGTTGACGTGTTTATAACGGGCGACAAGGATTTTAGCGGACTGAACCTTGAAAAACCGGAAATCCTCGGCCCGGCTGGATTCCTTGAAAAGTATTGA